From the Saccharobesus litoralis genome, one window contains:
- a CDS encoding DUF3465 domain-containing protein, whose protein sequence is MPVSSLSYAFTYLRCWPFSRVFFQFFLLIQLCFIPLGYAQIDIFKSQSAKQLVTVLSDSQVQLADKALQQAFLERAKKLQIKGQGVVIRLLKDDVKGSQHQRFIVQLTTKQTLLIAHNIDLAPRLNQLKVGDDVTFYGVYEWNKKGGVIHWTHHDPKGKHIGGWLLHKGKIYQ, encoded by the coding sequence ATGCCTGTTTCATCGCTTAGCTACGCCTTTACATACTTGAGATGTTGGCCGTTTTCGCGAGTCTTTTTTCAATTCTTTTTGTTAATTCAATTGTGTTTTATTCCGCTTGGTTATGCGCAAATTGATATATTTAAATCTCAGTCAGCTAAGCAACTCGTTACGGTATTAAGCGATAGTCAAGTTCAGTTAGCTGACAAAGCCTTACAGCAAGCCTTTTTAGAGCGAGCAAAAAAATTACAGATCAAAGGGCAGGGCGTGGTTATTCGACTTTTAAAAGATGATGTTAAAGGCAGTCAGCATCAACGTTTTATTGTGCAATTAACGACTAAACAAACTTTATTAATCGCCCACAATATTGATTTAGCCCCACGCCTAAATCAGTTGAAAGTCGGTGATGACGTGACGTTTTACGGGGTTTATGAATGGAACAAAAAAGGTGGAGTCATCCACTGGACCCATCACGATCCTAAAGGTAAACATATTGGAGGCTGGTTGTTGCATAAAGGCAAGATTTATCAATAA
- a CDS encoding NADAR family protein, protein MQTSIKLIVMMSAILPYSTLRQNMPLFAHVNENAHFFSMNDAAHDWSRTSNHAFELEGVNWPSVEHYYQAMRFSDESYREQIRQADLKQAIKLGKAWFKKKRSDWKKVETVVMTRALYTKFKTHPELSDSLLATGEEKLIESSLYDHFWGCGRDQRGDNHYGQVLMNIRAKLRQEITPNTPE, encoded by the coding sequence ATGCAGACATCCATTAAGCTTATTGTTATGATGAGCGCCATATTACCCTATTCAACCCTACGACAAAACATGCCACTATTTGCTCACGTAAATGAAAATGCCCACTTTTTCTCCATGAATGACGCTGCACATGACTGGAGCCGCACTTCAAACCACGCATTTGAATTGGAAGGTGTAAACTGGCCAAGCGTCGAACATTATTATCAAGCCATGCGCTTTAGCGATGAAAGCTACCGTGAACAAATACGCCAAGCCGATTTAAAACAAGCCATTAAACTCGGTAAAGCTTGGTTTAAGAAAAAGCGCAGCGATTGGAAAAAAGTCGAAACTGTCGTGATGACTCGCGCCCTGTATACTAAATTTAAAACCCACCCTGAGCTGAGTGATTCATTACTGGCAACGGGTGAAGAAAAATTGATTGAATCAAGCTTGTATGATCATTTTTGGGGGTGCGGCCGCGACCAAAGAGGCGACAATCACTATGGCCAGGTTTTAATGAATATTCGCGCTAAACTGCGCCAAGAAATAACGCCAAATACGCCAGAATAA